The following nucleotide sequence is from Streptomyces brevispora.
CCGAGCAGCCGACTGCCGGGGCGACGGCCGGACCGGACAGCACCGACGGGACGAAAAAGGACGAGGCGAAAGAGCCGGAAGCGGCGGTGGTGGCGCCCGGACCCGGAGAACCGGGGGAGGGGGCCACGCCCACCGGCCGCAGGTGGTGGCCGTGGCGGAGCCGTCGAAAGGCGGAACCGGACGGCCCGAACGCCGAAACGGACCCCGTACCCGGCCCCGCACCCGTACCTGGGCACGGCCCCGCACCCGCACACACGCCTGTGCCCGTGTCCGTGTTCGGCCGGGGCGACCCAGCCGACGAGGACATCGAGCTGTACGACTTCCTGCCGGCCGGTCCCTGGCGCGCGAGTGCGGTCGACGAACGGGCGGACCGGTCGGCGGAGGCCGGACCGGTCCGCCCGCCGGACGTTACTTCTTGACGCCGAAGAGGGGTTCCAGCGGCTTGGGCAGCAGATCGTTGCAGGACAGCTGGCCCGACTTGGTGAGGGCGTCGTTCACGCAGGTGTAGTAGTCGCGGTAGACCAGCTGCACCGTGAACGACGTAGCGACGATCGACAGAGCGATCAGCGCCGTCACCAGACCGCTGACCGCGGCCGTCGTCTGCTGCCGGCTCCCGCGCTGCGCGAACGCGGTGCCCGGCACACCCGGTGCCGCGGGGGATCCCGGGGCGTGGACGGACCCGGTGGACTGCCCCTCACCGGCCACTCCCTGAGCCGAACCCGAACCCGAAGATGAACCCGAACCCGAAGACGCGGCCGAACCCGAACCCGAAGCCGCAGCCGATCCGGCCGTATCCCCTGCCGCGGACGGGTCCTTCGGCTTGGCCCGGAGCGCGCTGATCGACCAGTAGGTCGCGAGCGCGCCCAGCAGCAGGGCGATCTCCGGCAGATCGAAGATCGCGAAGAAGAAGGCCCACATACCGGCGAGCAGCGAGTAGCGCGCCCGGCGCTGGACGGGGTCCGTCGGGTCCCAGCGCGTACCGCCGGACTTGCCGCCCTCCGGGCCGCCACGGCCGCCGCCCTGTCCGTTCGGCCCTGCGGGTCCGGCGGGCCGCCCGCCGAAGCCGCCGCTCTGGCGTCCGGGCTGGTGGCTGCTCCACTGACTGCCCCAGACGGGGCGGTCGTCGGGGGAGCCGCCCTCGGGCGCATCCCCGCCGTCCCCGTTGTTCTCACCGCTGCCGTTGGTGCCGTTCGTACCGCTGTTGACCGGCCGGCGCGGCTGCCACGGCTGGTCGGGGCGGTTCTCCGGCGGCGGCGCGAAGGGGTTGTCGTCCTTGCGTCCGGCTCCCGAGGACCCGGAGGACCCGGACGGCGAAGGTGAAGAAGAGGAGGAGGAAGAAGAGGAGCCCGGCGTGGGGGACTGGCGCTCCCGCATCAGCAGTGAGGCCCGCTCGGGCAGCGGGTGGCGGAAGGCGGTGCGGCGGCGTCGGTCCGGCATATGGTGAACGTCTTCCCCATCTCGTCATTTCCGCCCTGTGGGACGGTTCGCTGTCCCCTGACGCTACCTCCCAGCGACGAGGGGCCGAAAGCGGGGAGTACGGGCGTCGTGGCCGGCATCTGCCGCCCGGAGTGCGCGCCACCGCATGAGCCGGAGCGCCACCGGTCCCTCACCCCCGTCACACAAGGGCCTCGGGAGGTGCCGGTATCGTTGCTGACGGTCGGCTCGTTCGTAGAGTTCCCCGTATCGGGGGGCGTGATTCTTTCGTATGACCGTACAAACGACATGGCCGCCGTGCCGCTGCTCCCGCGATGTGGCAGGCGGTGCGGCCGCTTCGAACTGCTCCACACGTGAGAAAGGGCCCAGCCGTGGCCTCCCCGCTCTCCTCTGCCGCTCCGGCCCGACTGGTCGTGCTGGTCTCCGGTTCCGGTACGAACCTCCAAGCGCTGCTCGACGCGATCGGCGACGACCCCGAGGGGTACGGCGCCCAGGTCGTGGCGGTCGGTGCGGACCGCGACGGCATCGCCGGTCTGGAGAGGGCCGAACGGGCCGGAGTCCCCACTTTCGTGTGCCGGGTCAAGGACCACGCGTCACGGGTGGAGTGGGACGCCGCGCTCGCCGCGGCCACCGCCGCGCACCGCCCGGACCTCGTCGTCTCCGCCGGGTTCATGAAGATCGTGGGCAAGGAGTTCCTCGCCGGGTTCGGCGGCCGGTTCATCAACACCCACCCCGCCCTGCTCCCCAGCTTTCCCGGTGCCCACGGCGTGCGTGACGCGCTCGCGTACGGCGTGAAGGTCACCGGGTGCACCGTCCACTTCGTCGACGACGGCGTCGACACCGGTCCGATCATCGCGCAGGGCGTGGTCGAGGTGACCGAAGAGGACACCCCGGAGGGCGAAGCCGCTCTCCATGAACGCATCAAGGAAATCGAGCGCAAGCTGCTCGTCGAGGCCGTGGGTCGGCTCGCCCGTGACGGCTATCGCATTGAGGGACGAAAGGTTCATCTCGATCATGTCGGTGAATAAGCCCATCCGCCGCGCCCTGGTCAGTGTCTACGACAAGACGGGGCTCGAAGACCTCGCCCGCGGTCTGCACGAGGCCGGTGTCGAGCTGGTCTCCACCGGCTCCACCGCCGGGAGGATCGCGGCCGCCGGAGTGCCGGTCACCAAGGTCGAGGAGCTCACCGGCTTCCCCGAGTGCCTGGACGGCCGCGTCAAGACGCTGCACCCGCGCGTCCACGCCGGCATCCTGGCCGACCTCCGTCTGGACGCGCACCGCGAGCAGCTCGCCGAGCTGGGCGTGGAACCGTTCGACCTGGTGGTCGTCAACCTCTACCCGTTCAAGGCGACCGTCGCCTCCGGCGCCTCGGCCGACGAGTGCGTGGAGCAGATCGACATCGGCGGCCCCTCGATGGTCCGCGCCGCCGCCAAGAACCACCCGTCGGTGGCCGTCGTCACCAGCCCCGAGCGGTACGCCGACGTGCTGACCGCGGTCGCGGCGGGCGGCTTCGACCTGACCGCCCGCAAGCGGCTCGCCGCCGAGGCCTTCCAGCACACCGCCGCGTACGACGTGGCCGTCGCCTCCTGGTTCGCGGACGACTACGCCGCCGCCGACGACTCGGGCTTCCCCGACTTCTTCGGTACGACGTACGAGCGCCAGGACGTCCTGCGCTACGGCGAGAACCCGCACCAGCCCGCCGCGCTCTACACCTCCGGCACCGGCGGCCTCGCCGGTGCCGAGCAGCTGCACGGCAAGGCGATGTCGTACAACAACTACACGGACACCGACGCCGCGCGCCGGGCCGCGTACGACCACGCCGAGCCGTGCGTCGCGATCATCAAGCACGCCAACCCGTGCGGGATCGCGATCGCCGACGACGTCGCCGAGGCGCACCGCAACGCGCACGCCTGCGACCCGCTGTCGGCGTACGGCGGGGTCATCGCCGTCAACCGTCCGGTGACCGTCGCCATGGCCGAGCAGGTCGCGGAGATCTTCACCGAGGTCATCGTCGCCCCGGCGTACGAGGACGGCGCGGTCGAGGTCCTGTCCCGCAAGAAGAACATCCGCGTGCTGCGCTGCCCCGAGGCCCCGTCGGCCGAGGTCGAGGTCAAGCCGATCGACGGCGGCGCGCTGCTCCAGGTGACCGACCGCCTCCAGGCCGACGGCGACGACCCGGTCAACTGGACGCTCGCCGCCGGCGACGCGCTCTCCGCCGATGAGCTCAAGGAGCTCTCCTTCGCCTGGAAGGCGTGCCGCGCGGTCAAGTCCAACGCGATCCTGCTCGCCAAGGACGGTGCCTCGGTCGGCGTCGGCATGGGCCAGGTCAACCGCGTCGACTCCGCGAAGCTCGCCGTCGAGCGGGCGGGCGAGGAGCGGGCGCGGGGCGCGTACGCGGCCTCCGACGCCTTCTTCCCCTTCCCCGACGGGCTGGAGATCCTGACCGCGGCCGGTATCAAGGCCGTGGCACAGCCGGGCGGTTCGGTCCGGGACGAGCTGGCCGTCGAGGCCGCGAAGAAGGCGGGCGTGACGATGTACTTCACGGGCACCCGGCACTTCTTCCACTGAGCCGCTCGCACCACGGTACTGAGCCGCTCGCACCACGGTGCTGAGCCGCTGCACGGTGCTGAGCCGCTGCACGGTACTGAGCCGTGCGCACGGTACGACTGAGGGCCGTAACTCCACGCGGATCGCGCGGGGTTACGGCCCTCGGGTCTGTCTGCGAGCAGGTCAGCCGGTCTTGACGACCAGGGTCGAGCAGATCTTGTCGGCGAACGTCTGCTTCTTCGCGTCCCACGCGGGCCACAGCCAGCCGATGTAGCAGGCGATGCTGTCCACGAAGTGGGCGAGGTAACGGACGAACGCCATGCCGAAGCCCAGGGGCTGGCCGTCGGCCTCGCGCAGCAGGCTGATGCCGAGGGCCTTCTTGCCGATGAACTGCCCGGTGGTGCCCTCCTTGTACAGCTTGAAGAGGCCGAGTCCGATGCCGACGATGAGGCCGAGCATGGTTATCGCGGAGCCCGCGCCGCCGCCTATGCCGGCACCGATGCCGATGAGGACGCCGTACGGGATGGCGATGATCACGCCGTCGATCAGCAGGGCGGCGAACCTGCTCCACCAGCCGGCGAACTGCGGCTGGGCGCCATAGCCGGGCTGGCCCTGCGGCGGCATGCCGGGGGTCTGCGGGTAGCCGTAGCCGGGCTGGCCCTGCGGCGGCTGGCCGGGCTGCTGCCCATAGGGGTTGTTCGGGTTCGGGTTCGGGTCGCCGAAGCTCATCTGGGGTGTTCCTCCAACGGACGTACGGGGACGAATGCGGCCGCACGGAGGAAAGAAAACGTCAGCGGTCCGCCCCCCGGGTACTTCTGCGGCACTGCGTTCTTCATGGTTATAAGCGCACCATAAGTTTGTCCAGTTACCGGTACGTGAAGTTGTCCAATTGCAACCTTGTGTCCATTACGGGCACCGGGAATTGGTCCGCGGGTGGGGTCATCCGCGAGAATGCCCCCATGACTGCCCAGATTCTCGATGGCAAGGCCACCGCAGCCGCGATCAAGTCCGATCTCACCGTCCGCGTGGCGGCCCTCAAGGCCCGGGGTGTCACCCCCGGCCTCGGAACCCTGCTGGTGGGGGACGACCCGGGCAGCAGGTGGTACGTGAACGGCAAGCACCGCGACTGCGCGGAGGTCGGCATCGGCTCCATCCAGCGCGAACTCCCCGACACCGCCACCCAGGAGGAGATCGAGGACGTCGTACGGGAGCTCAACGCCGATCCCGAGTGCACGGGTTACATCGTGCAGCTCCCCCTGCCCAAGGGGATCGACACCAACCGCGTCCTCGAACTGATGGATCCGGCCAAGGACGCCGACGGCCTGCACCCGATGAACCTCGGCCGGCTCGTGCTCAACGAGACGGGCCCGCTGCCCTGCACCCCGCAGGGTGTCGTGCAGTTGCTCCGCCACCACGGTGTGGAGATCAACGGGGCGCATGTCGTGGTCGTCGGGCGCGGTGTCACCATCGGCCGGTCGATCCCGCTGCTGCTGACCCGTAAGTCCGAGAACGCCACGGTCACCCAGTGCCACACCGGTACTCGTGACCTCTCCGCCCAGCTGCGGCAGGCCGACATCATCGTGGCCGCCGCCGGTGTGCCGCACATCATCAAGCCCGAGGACGTGAAGCCGGGCGCGGCCGTGCTCGATGTCGGCGTCAGCCGGGACGAGAACGGCAAGATCGTCGGCGATGTCCACCCGGGGGTGGCCGAGGTCGCCGCGTGGATCTCACCGAACCCGGGCGGTGTCGGCCCGATGACCCGCGCCCAGTTGCTCGTCAACGTGGTCGAGGCCGCCGAACGCGACTCCGCCCCGTCCGCAGGCTGATCAGATCCGGAAGGAACCCCCATGGGTGCTGGTACGAGTCCGGCCGACCGGGCCGCCGCCGCTGCGGACGGACCGGCCGCCGAGCAGGCCGAGGGCGCGGCCGAGGCTCCGGCCGATGACGCGGTCGATGCCCCGGCCGCAGGGGCGCCGGTCGAAGGAGGGCCGGCGGCTTCGGGCGATGGCGCGGCAGAGGCCCCGGACGACGCGTCGGCCGGCCGCACCGGCAGTCACCCGGCACCCGGAACCGCCGCGACCACCGCGGCGGGCCGGTCGCGGAAGGCGCCCTTGTTCACCCAGGACACCGCGCGTCCCGAGGGCGGCGGCCGGGCGGCGGGCGGGGACGCTCCGGCCCCCGCCCGTCAGTGGCCGTTGCTCGCGGTGCTCTGCACGGCCGGCATCGGCCTGCTGATCGTGGCCACCGACCCCTTCGAGGGAGCCTTCAGGATCGGCACGATACTGATCGGTGTGGCGCTCATCGGGGGCGCGGTGCTCCGCCTCCTGGTCCCCTCGGTGGGCATGCTCGCGGTGCGTTCCCGCTTCACCGACCTGGTGACGTACGGACTGCTGGGCGTCCTCATCGTGATGCTCTCGTTGATGGCGCAGCCCAGCCCGTGGCTGGACATCCCGTTCCTGGAGAACGCGGTCCACTTCACGATCCGCTGAACCGGTGCGGCCGCACCGGATCACTGAACCGGTGCGGCCGCACCGGACCGTGGAACCGGTGTCCGTCCCCTCCCCCGAGGAGGGACGGACGCCGGGGACGGGGCACACCGGAGCGAAAAGCTCCGGAATGTGGCGACTTGAGCGGCCTTGCCCCGTCCTGACTCCAGCCTTGTCGTCGGGGCGCGCCTGATCAAGGGATGGCTGTGGCCTGTGGCACGGAAGTGACCATTCCGCCACGGTGTGATCGTCACGCAACGATGGCAGACTGGCCGGACCGGCGGCAGACGAGCAGGCGGGGCGAGGCGAAGGCGCGCGAGGGTGCGCGCCGGACTTCCGAGTGCGACCGTGCGCTCCCGCCCCAGGAACTGGCAGTCTGCGTTCGCACATCCACCTGGGTAGTCCGGAACGGAGGACCACCGGTTCCGGACCGGGGCAGGGCGGTGTGCGATGTGCCGGGCAGGTCCGGGGGCAGCGGAAGCCGAAACGAAGTGAGTGGAAGCAGGGGGAAGTAATGCCTCGTTGGAAGGCACTGCCGGAGGAACTCGACCCACAGATCCGGGAATTCGCCGGCCAGCTGCGCAGACTCGTCGACCGCAGTGGCCTGAGCGTCGCCGCGCTGGCCGACCGTACGGGATACAGCAAGACGTCATGGGAGCGGTACCTGAACGGGCGGCTGCTCGCCCCCAGGGGGGCCATAGCCGCGCTGGCCGAGGTGACGGGCACCAATCACGTACACCTGAGCACCATGTGGGAGCTGGCGGAACGGGCCTGGAGCCGTGCCGAGATGCGCCACGACATGACGATGGAAGGCATCCGGATAGTCCAGGCGCGGGAGGCACTCGGCGAGACCGGGCAGCAGTCGCGCGGTCACGGCAGGAGCCGCCCCTCCGGCGGTGCCGGCATGGCCGAGGGCGGGGCGGGCGCGAGCGGCGGGGGCCACGCTCCGTCCGTACCGGTCCAGCGCGGGACTGTGCCGCAGCAGCCGCAGGCCTGGCCGAACGCGCCGATGGGTGCGGGGCCCGGCCTGCCGCCCGCGCATCGCGGCGGTGACGGTGGCCGGAGCCGGGGCCGTGACGGCGGCCGCCGTAAACCGTTCGTGATCGCGGCGGCCGTGGTGGGCGCCCTGCTGGTGGTGACCGGTGCGGTGCTGTTGACCGGTTCGGGCGGTGACCCCGACGGCGACAAGGCGGCCGCCCCTTCCCCGACACCGACGACCAGTGCGCCGAAGCTGCCGGCCGGGGTCGGGTGCAGCGGCTCCGACTGCGCCGGGCAGGACCCCGAGGACATGGGCTGCGGCGGCGAGTACGTCCGTACGGTCTCCAGCGTCACCGTCGGCGGAAGCCTCGTCGAGGTGCGCTACAGCGAGACCTGTGCGGCGGCGTGGGCCCGGATCACCAAGGCGACCACCGGCGACACCATTCGGATCAGCGCGGGCGGGGCGGGGCAGGACGGCACGGTGTCCGCCTCGGCGGACACGTACACCCCGATGGTCGCCGTGAAGCGGGTCGCCGACGTCAAGGCGTGCGCCACCCTCGCCACCGGCACGAAGGGGTGCACGACCGAAGCGACCGGCTGAGCCGGTGACCGGTTGAGTCGACGAACGGGGTGAGCGGGGAGTGACCGGTTGTGTGCGGTGCCACAGGGGGCTGGGCAGCCGCGGGGTTCCGGGTCGGATAGCCTGATCGCTGGATATCTCTTCACATCAAGATTCAGGGATGTCCAGCACCAGGGGCCAGGAGCCCTCACCGCCAGCTGTCTAACGGAGATCGCCATGACCCGCACTCCCGTGAATGTCACCGTGACCGGCGCAGCCGGCCAGATCGGCTACGCGCTGCTCTTCCGCATCGCCTCCGGCCACCTGCTCGGCCCGGACGTGCCGGTCAATCTGCGTCTCCTGGAGATCCCGCAGGGTCTGAAGGCCGCCGAGGGCACCGCGATGGAGCTCGACGACTGCGCCTTCCCGCTGCTGCGCGACATCGAGATCACCGACGACGCCAATGTCGGCTTCGCCGGCGCGAACGTCGCCCTGCTCGTCGGCGCCCGCCCGCGCACCAAGGGCATGGAGCGCGGCGACCTGCTCTCCGCCAACGGCGGCATCTTCAAGCCGCAGGGCAAGGCGATCAACGACAACGCCGCGGACGACATCAAGGTCCTCGTCGTCGGCAACCCGGCCAACACCAACGCGCTCATCGCGCAGGCCGCCGCCCCGGACGTACCGGCCGAGCGCTTCACCGCGATGACCCGGCTGGACCACAACCGCGCGATCTCGCAGCTGGCCGCCAAGACCGGTGCTGCCGTCTCCGACATCAAGAAGCTGACGATCTGGGGCAACCACTCGGCCACCCAGTACCCGGACATCTTCCACGCGGAGATCGCCGGCAAGAACGCCGCCGAGCTCGTCAACGACGAGGCGTGGCTGGGCGACACCTTCATCCCGACCGTCGCCAAGCGCGGCGCCGCGATCATCGAGGCCCGTGGCGCGTCCTCGGCCGCCTCCGCCGCGAACGCCGCCATCGACCACGTGCACACCTGGGTCAACGGCACCGCCGCCGGCGACTGGACGTCCATGGGTATCCCGTCGGACGGCTCCTACGGCGTCCCCGAGGGCATCATCTCGTCGTTCCCGGTCACCACGGAGAACGGCACGTACAAGATCGTCCAGGGCCTGGACATCAACGAGTTCTCCCGTGCGCGCATCGACGCGTCGGTGAAGGAGCTCACCGAGGAGCGCGACGCGGTCCGCGAGCTCGGCCTCATCTGATCCGTTCGGCCTGATCGGTTCGGCCTGATCCGTTCGGTCTTCACCCGTTCGGTCTTCACCCGTTCGCGAGTACGCCTCCGCCCCCGGCAACTGTCAGTCGCTGCCGGGGGCGTGGTGTTTCCCGTACGGGCCGCGGTCAGGCGCTCCGCGGCCCGTCCGCGGTCCTGCGGGACGGGCGTACGGGGGCGGCCGGTCAGCTGTGGACGTCGCCGGGGGTGTAGTGGCCCGGGACCATACGGGTGGTCACGGCGAACCGGTTCCAGGCGTTGATCGTGATGATCGCGGCGATGAGGTGGGCGAGCTCCGTCTCGTCGAAGTGCTTCGCGGCCTTCGCGTACACCTCGTCCGGCACGAAACCGTCGGTCAGGACGGTCACCGCCTCGGTCAGCTCGATCGCCGCGATCTCCTTCGGCGTGTAGAAGTGCTGCGACTCCTCCCATGCGCTGAGCTGCATGATCCGCTGGGCGGACTCACCCGCCGCGAGGGCGTCCTTGGTGTGCATGTCGAGGCAGAACGCGCAGTGGTTGAGCTGCGAGGACCGGATCTTCACCAGTTCGGCCACGACCGGGTCGAGCCCCTTGCGGGACGCGGCTTCCAGGCGGGCCATCGCCTTGTAGACCTCGGGTGCGTGCTCGCTCCACTGCATGCGGGGCGTGTGCTCGGTGGTGTACTCGGAGGTTGCGTGGCTGTGCGCGTTCGTCGTCATGGATACGACGCTACGCGCTGAGTGGCGCAGCGGTATGGTCCATTTGCATGACAGATGCCTGGGCCACTTTCGGTGCCGACCTGCACATCGACCCGGCCGGCGCCACCGGACTGCGGGCCGGCCTCATCGACGCCCTGCGCGAGGCGGCCCGGACGGGCCGGCTGGCACCGGGGACCCGGCTGCCGTCGTCCCGCACCCTGGCGGCCGACCTCGGCATCGCCCGCAACACCGTCGCCGACGCCTACGCGGAACTGGTCGCCGAGGGCTGGCTCACCGCCCGGCAGGGCTCCGGCACCCGGGTCGCGCAGCGCGCCGAACCCCGCCGGGCTGCCACCAGGGTCCCGCGTTCCCGGCAGCCCCGCACCAGCCCCGCCTACAGCCTGCTGCCCGGCTCGCCCGACCTGGCGACGTTCCCCCGCGCCGCGTGGCTCAAGGCGGCCCGGCGGGCCCTCACCGCCGCACCCAACGACGCCTTCGGCTACGGCGATCCGCGCGGCCGCGTCGAACTGCGCACCGCGCTCGCCGGCTATCTGGCACGGGCCCGCGGCGTGTACGCGGACCCCGAACGCATCGTCGTCTGCTCCGGCTTCCTCCACGGTCTGACGCTGATGGCGAAGGTGCTGCGGGAGCGCCGGGTACGGGAAGTGGCCGTCGAGTCGTACGGGCTGGATGTGCACACACGCCTGCTCACCGAGGCCGGGATGCGCATACCCTGCCTGCCGCTCGACGAGTTCGGCTCCCGGACCGGCGAACTCCACCGCATGCGGAGCGCGGGCGCGGTGCTGCTGACCCCCGCGCACCAGTTCCCGACCGGGGCGCCGCTCCACCCCGACCGGCGGGCCGCGGCGGTCGACTGGGCCCGTTCCACCGGCGGCCTGATCCTGGAGGACGACTACGACGGGGAGTTCCGCTACGACCGCCAGCCGGTCGGCGCACTCCAGGGACTGGACCCCGAGCGCGTCGTGTACCTGGGCACGACCAGCAAGTCCCTGGCACCGGGGCTGCGGCTGGGCTGGATGGTGGTGCCGCGGTCGCTGGTCGGCGAGGTCACCGCGGCGAAGGGACCGAGCGACTGGGCGTCCAGCGCGCTGGACCAGCTGACGCTCGCGGAGTTCATCGCCTCCGGCGCGTACGACCGGCATGTGCGTGCCATGCGGCTGCGCTACCGCAACCGCCGCGACCAGCTCGTCGCGGCGCTGGCCGAACGGGCCCCGTCCATCGAGGTCAGCGGCATCGCCGCCGGGCTGCACGCCGTGCTCGAACTCCCGGAGGGAAGCGAGGCGGACGTGGTCCGGTCGGCGGCCTGGCAGGGGCTGGTGGTGCAGGGGCTGTCCTTCTTCCGCCACCCGGACGCCGAGGTGCGACGCGAGGCCCTGGTCATCGGCTACGGAACCCCGACCGACAGCGCCTGGGCCGGCACGCTGGACGCGCTCGTGCGGGTGCTGCCGTGAGATGACCTCTGTGTGGACCTCAGCGCACGGCGGGCCGGGCTGGGATTCTGCCGTGGGAAGGCGTCCGTCCCGTTGCGCGAAGTTGTGCTTTGTGGCCTGCTCAAGGGGCCGTTACGGTCGAAATCATGGAGTGGAGTTTTCGAACGGCGGAAGAACTCACGGCTGCTTTACGCGCCGGTGAAGTGACCTCGGTGGAACTGACCGACGAGGCGATCACCCGTATCGAGCGGGACGACAAGGCGATCAACGCGATCTGTGTGCCGGACTTCGACCGCGCACGGGCCGCCGCGCGCGGCGCCGACCAGGCGCGTTCCCGCGGCGAGGACCGGCCGCTGCTCGGCATCCCGGTGACGGTCAAGGAGTCCTACAACATCGCCGGGCTGCCCACGACGTGGGGCATGCCGCAACACCGGGACCATGTGCCGGACGAGGACGCGGTACAGGTGTCGCGGCTCAGGGCCGCCGGCGCGGTGGTGCTCGGCAAGACCAATGTGCCCTTGGGGCTGCAGGACATCCAGAGCTTCAACGAGATCCACGGCACCACCAACAACCCGTGGGACCACGGCCGCACGCCGGGCGGATCCTCCGGCGGATCGGCGGCGGCCCTGGCGTGCGGGTTCGGCGCGCTGTCCATCGGCTCCGACCTCGCCGGTTCGTTGCGCACCCCCGCGCATTTCTGCGGTGTCTACGCGCACAAGCCGACACTCGGGCTGGTGGCCAACCGCGGTATGGTCGCGCCGTCCGCACCGGCCCTGCCGGTCGATCTCGACCTCGCCGTCGTCGGTCCGATGGCGCGCAGCGCCCGCGACCTCACGCTCCTGCTCGACGTCATGGCCGGTCCGGATCCATTGACGTTCGGCGTGGCGCACCACTTGAGGTTGCCGCCCGCGCGCCACGAACGGCTTCGCGACTTCAGGGTCTTGGTCCTCGACGAGCATCCGCTCATTGCGACCGGGTCGGCGGTGCGGGCGGGCGTGAACCGAGTGGCCGACGCGCTGGTCGACGGCGGCGCCCACGTCGAACGGCACAGTCCGCTGCTGCCCGATCTGGCCGAGGCCGGGACGCTCTACAGCCAGTTGCTGGTCTCGGGCTCCGTCGCGCGTTTTCCCGTCGAATCGTACGACCGGCTGCGGACCCGTGCCGCCGGTCTGAGCGCGGACGACCGGAGTCTCGACGCGGCACGGCTGCGCGCCATGGTGTTCAGCCACCGCGACTGGCTCCAGGCGAACAACCGCCGTGAACTGCACCGTCACGGCTGGCGGCAACTGTTCGCCGAGTTCGATGCCGTGGTGTGCCCGATCACGCCCACTCCGGCGTTCCCGCACGACCACACCCCCAATCCGATGGAACGCCGGATCGACATCGAGGGCGCCGAGTACCCTTACTTCGACCAGCTCGTCTGGGCCGGTCTGCCCACGATGCCCGGCCTGCCCGCCACCGCCGTACCGGCGGGCCGGTCCCCCGAGGGTCTGCCGGTGGGAGTGCAGCTCATCGGGCCGATGTTCGAGGACCGCACCCCGCTGCGGCTGGCCGAACTGCT
It contains:
- the purN gene encoding phosphoribosylglycinamide formyltransferase, which gives rise to MASPLSSAAPARLVVLVSGSGTNLQALLDAIGDDPEGYGAQVVAVGADRDGIAGLERAERAGVPTFVCRVKDHASRVEWDAALAAATAAHRPDLVVSAGFMKIVGKEFLAGFGGRFINTHPALLPSFPGAHGVRDALAYGVKVTGCTVHFVDDGVDTGPIIAQGVVEVTEEDTPEGEAALHERIKEIERKLLVEAVGRLARDGYRIEGRKVHLDHVGE
- the purH gene encoding bifunctional phosphoribosylaminoimidazolecarboxamide formyltransferase/IMP cyclohydrolase, coding for MSVNKPIRRALVSVYDKTGLEDLARGLHEAGVELVSTGSTAGRIAAAGVPVTKVEELTGFPECLDGRVKTLHPRVHAGILADLRLDAHREQLAELGVEPFDLVVVNLYPFKATVASGASADECVEQIDIGGPSMVRAAAKNHPSVAVVTSPERYADVLTAVAAGGFDLTARKRLAAEAFQHTAAYDVAVASWFADDYAAADDSGFPDFFGTTYERQDVLRYGENPHQPAALYTSGTGGLAGAEQLHGKAMSYNNYTDTDAARRAAYDHAEPCVAIIKHANPCGIAIADDVAEAHRNAHACDPLSAYGGVIAVNRPVTVAMAEQVAEIFTEVIVAPAYEDGAVEVLSRKKNIRVLRCPEAPSAEVEVKPIDGGALLQVTDRLQADGDDPVNWTLAAGDALSADELKELSFAWKACRAVKSNAILLAKDGASVGVGMGQVNRVDSAKLAVERAGEERARGAYAASDAFFPFPDGLEILTAAGIKAVAQPGGSVRDELAVEAAKKAGVTMYFTGTRHFFH
- a CDS encoding RDD family protein, coding for MSFGDPNPNPNNPYGQQPGQPPQGQPGYGYPQTPGMPPQGQPGYGAQPQFAGWWSRFAALLIDGVIIAIPYGVLIGIGAGIGGGAGSAITMLGLIVGIGLGLFKLYKEGTTGQFIGKKALGISLLREADGQPLGFGMAFVRYLAHFVDSIACYIGWLWPAWDAKKQTFADKICSTLVVKTG
- a CDS encoding bifunctional methylenetetrahydrofolate dehydrogenase/methenyltetrahydrofolate cyclohydrolase — translated: MTAQILDGKATAAAIKSDLTVRVAALKARGVTPGLGTLLVGDDPGSRWYVNGKHRDCAEVGIGSIQRELPDTATQEEIEDVVRELNADPECTGYIVQLPLPKGIDTNRVLELMDPAKDADGLHPMNLGRLVLNETGPLPCTPQGVVQLLRHHGVEINGAHVVVVGRGVTIGRSIPLLLTRKSENATVTQCHTGTRDLSAQLRQADIIVAAAGVPHIIKPEDVKPGAAVLDVGVSRDENGKIVGDVHPGVAEVAAWISPNPGGVGPMTRAQLLVNVVEAAERDSAPSAG
- a CDS encoding DUF3017 domain-containing protein → MGAGTSPADRAAAAADGPAAEQAEGAAEAPADDAVDAPAAGAPVEGGPAASGDGAAEAPDDASAGRTGSHPAPGTAATTAAGRSRKAPLFTQDTARPEGGGRAAGGDAPAPARQWPLLAVLCTAGIGLLIVATDPFEGAFRIGTILIGVALIGGAVLRLLVPSVGMLAVRSRFTDLVTYGLLGVLIVMLSLMAQPSPWLDIPFLENAVHFTIR
- a CDS encoding helix-turn-helix domain-containing protein, with the protein product MPRWKALPEELDPQIREFAGQLRRLVDRSGLSVAALADRTGYSKTSWERYLNGRLLAPRGAIAALAEVTGTNHVHLSTMWELAERAWSRAEMRHDMTMEGIRIVQAREALGETGQQSRGHGRSRPSGGAGMAEGGAGASGGGHAPSVPVQRGTVPQQPQAWPNAPMGAGPGLPPAHRGGDGGRSRGRDGGRRKPFVIAAAVVGALLVVTGAVLLTGSGGDPDGDKAAAPSPTPTTSAPKLPAGVGCSGSDCAGQDPEDMGCGGEYVRTVSSVTVGGSLVEVRYSETCAAAWARITKATTGDTIRISAGGAGQDGTVSASADTYTPMVAVKRVADVKACATLATGTKGCTTEATG
- a CDS encoding malate dehydrogenase, whose protein sequence is MTRTPVNVTVTGAAGQIGYALLFRIASGHLLGPDVPVNLRLLEIPQGLKAAEGTAMELDDCAFPLLRDIEITDDANVGFAGANVALLVGARPRTKGMERGDLLSANGGIFKPQGKAINDNAADDIKVLVVGNPANTNALIAQAAAPDVPAERFTAMTRLDHNRAISQLAAKTGAAVSDIKKLTIWGNHSATQYPDIFHAEIAGKNAAELVNDEAWLGDTFIPTVAKRGAAIIEARGASSAASAANAAIDHVHTWVNGTAAGDWTSMGIPSDGSYGVPEGIISSFPVTTENGTYKIVQGLDINEFSRARIDASVKELTEERDAVRELGLI
- a CDS encoding carboxymuconolactone decarboxylase family protein; this encodes MTTNAHSHATSEYTTEHTPRMQWSEHAPEVYKAMARLEAASRKGLDPVVAELVKIRSSQLNHCAFCLDMHTKDALAAGESAQRIMQLSAWEESQHFYTPKEIAAIELTEAVTVLTDGFVPDEVYAKAAKHFDETELAHLIAAIITINAWNRFAVTTRMVPGHYTPGDVHS